Sequence from the Macaca thibetana thibetana isolate TM-01 chromosome 20, ASM2454274v1, whole genome shotgun sequence genome:
ACGCACAACCTGACGGGCTTCTCCCAAGCTTTACCTCCATTTTTCAAGCAGGTATTTCGAATCAAAGAGAGCAGATGCTCTTACATAGCTGGCTAAAAGAACCAACTGGTTCAGCATTCCTGAGAAACATGGTGAGTTGGATGTGACAAAGTCAAAGCGAAAAACCATGGGGGTCAGGAACCCATGAAAGAGTCAGATCGGCTGTGCCGAGGGGAAGGAGTGCACCCTGTTTCCTCATAGGTAAAGCAGGGGACTCACCAGCCCGTGTCTCTGTGAGCACCGACAATTGAAACAGCCTGGAACTCTAAGACTCTAACCGATGGGACCCACTTCTACTAGCCAGGCTGCAGTGGCCCCCACATACAGAGGACAGGAGACACACAGGTGGTCAGTGTACCACTGACACCACTGATGCTTCAGGTCAGGGCAGGGCTGTTGTCTCAGCTGCTGGAAAAGCTAACGTTGCCTTTGGCTGCAGTGGCAGGAGTGAAGTGGGCCGCCGAAGGGCAAGGTCCTGCTGTCCTCACCCTTAACCCCAGGCTTGGGCAgctctgggctctgggctctgtAGCACAACAGCCCATCTGGGGGCAGCTGGGGGGCTCATAGGCATGGTCTCGTAGAAGGCACAGTTGGGCCTCTAGCAGGGCACTGGGGCAGATGTGAGTGCTGCTTCTAACATTTGATGTGTTTAAGATTTAGCACAGAAATATATTGCAGGGATTGAGAAGAGACTATCTGTGCTGCACCCCTGGCCTGTCCAGGCATTGTGCTTGAGGCATTAGCCCCTGCACACGGGAGGGGAGACACGGGCCATCTGGCGACAAAGCCTGCTCCCCTTCCTCACCGGGGCTCTCTGTGTTCTGACCAGGCCAGGCCATAGGTAACAGTGTTCGGAGTCCAGACCTAAGACACCCTTCCCAGGCTACGCTGTGTTGGGTGCCTAGGATGCCAGCCTCATCTCCCAGTTCTCAGTTGGAGAGGCCCCTTGGACTCCTTGGGGGCTCTTTAAATGTGGAGTTCTTTGGTGCCCCTTGACCTAACCTTGCATGATCGTGGTCTCTGGGGACTCTGTAGCTCTGGAAAGTTTTGCAAGGAGCCCGTGTGAGTGAGAGGAGTCAGAGAGGGCTTCGTAAGCATGAGGGCCTCAGGGGATGCAGCGGGAGTTGgggaggtgcagtggcacaggcgGGCAGAGGGCATGATTGGAAAGGCAGCCGGGGGTGCAAGGGTGCAGGAAGCTTGGGGTGacaccaagaggcagaggcttgAAGGTCATGGTCAGGAGCGTGGACTTCATCCTTAGGACAATGGAGAGAGGCTCCACCAGTCCCACTGCAGAGGGCGGCGTTGGAGGGGCTGAACTGAGCCAAGGCAAgcaaaggaggctgaggcctggggaGTGGGGCTGCCCTGAGGCTGGGTCCCTTGAGACTAGGCCCTTGAGATCACTGGGAGGGAATACAGGACCCAGGGCACCGAGAACAGCTTTGTGCAAATTGCATGGATGATTCCTTGGGACAAGCCCTTGGTGATGTGTGACAGACCCTGGGAAGGGGTGTGGCCTCAGTCCCCGCCTATTTCAGCTTGAGCTGGGGCTGGTGGCTTAGGCGGGCCCTGGCTCCGCAGCCAAGTGTGCAGTGGTGTCCTTACTCTGGCAGGACCTCAGGGAGGAGAATCAGTCGCTCCATGTCAGGGGTATTGCAACTGGGGATCCTGGACAGGGCCTGGAGGGGCAGGGAGTGATGGCTGTGACCTGAGAGACGGTGGCCCAGGCCTTGCAGAAGGAGGTGGAGTGTGAAGCATGCTGGGTGGCCCTCTGGAGGCTGCTGTGGGAGGGGCAGGCCATGAAGGAGAGGCTGCAGGGGCTGCAGTGGGAGAGGGGCCAGGACGCAGGTGGGGTCCCCATGGGCTCTTTCTTCCTCCCGGGCCAGGATTTTCAGCACTCAAGTGCCACAGCAGGGTGGGGCAAGGGCTGAGCAGGAGGTGGGGGTGCCAGGCGGGTGAGGGCAGCAAGTCTCCAGGCAGTGCCCACAGCAGGCAGGAACGATGCAGGGATAGCCCGACCCCAGGAGCCGGAAGGGAGCCTTGTAGACCTAGGCGAGCGCCGTTTCTGGGGAGTGGTGGGCAGATGCCAGGCTGTAGTGGGATCACAAGAGAGTTCCAGGGAGGGGTGTGGAGACACAGCGAGTCTGGAGCATTCTGGCAAAATTGTTGGCCGAGAGGAGATGGGAACAAGGGAGCAGGGTAGCTCTGGCAAGCATCTGATACTGGTGGCAGTGGTGGCTATCTGACTTCAGAGAGGAACACAGCTGACGCCCTTCTTCTTGGCCAGCCCTAACCCTTGGTGATTTGGATGAGCAGAAAGGACCAACTCGGTGGCCAGAGTCCACTTCCCAAATGAAGTCTCCCCATCGCATTTACAGTGTCATCCAGCGAACCTTGAGCTCACTGGTGGCTGTTTGAAATGGGCCTGTCTTCCCGAGAATGTCACTTGCCTATGACCTGGGGCCGTTCCCGCCAAGTAAAGGGAGCCCCAGCAGTGATGAAGACAGTGCTGGCCTGTGCCTCTGAGAGAGCCATTAGTCACCCACACACACCTTTAGCTATGGGGGATGCCTGGGCTCTGAAGGAGGTGTCAGGGAGAGGCAACCTCAGTGCCACAGCCATCAGCGGACACACCCCAGAATGGCAAAGGGGACACTGGCAGCTATTTTTGTGACCTTGGCAGCAAGACCAGAGGGTTTCCCTGTGGGTGTTGGGTGCAGACGGCCAGCTCTCGGCTGCTGATGGCCAGCTTGCCTCTACCCACTTGGGGTGGAAGTGCCAGGGCGACAGTGAGGCGGGGCTTACCTGTGGCTGAATCCGGTTCAGGCCCCAGAACCAGAGGATCTGGCCCCTGCGGAGCTCCTGCTCGGCGTGGTCGATCTCTTCCTCGCCTCCGGCCAGCTCCTCGTTGGTCATCTCGTCCTTCCCAGGCCCATGCCCAGCTTCCTTCAGGCACTTGAGCTGACTGGTGAGGATGGTGGCAATGACCTGGGAGAGCCACATGGAAGTGGCCATGAGAGCTGGGCTGAGCAACATCTGCCTAGCATAAAGTCCCCCTCCAGAGGGAGACGCCGGCCTCCTTCCTCCAAAGGATgtcatgtttttgtgtgtgtgactaaGCAAAGGGAGTAAAGCTAGAGCAGCTCCCCGGGAACTGGCAGCCCCTGGAGAACCGGTGGAGTGTTCCCTCAGGGGGCTGAGATGCATTATCAGGAGTATGTGGAGCTCTGGGCCTGCCCCTCCTCCATGGAGTTCCACATAGCCAAAGGGCCCAGGGAGAGGCCCGAGTGGAGTGCTGTGCAGCAAGGGCTCCTGGGAGGGATTGCTAAGCCCCTGGAACATCCTGCCTGACAGCAGCATGGCTCACCGGGGCTGGGGGCTCGGGACCGTGCCCCATAGTCTAAACTAACAGCTGGACCTCCAGAGGGCTGGAGACGGAGGTCAGCCATGACCACGGCATGGCTCTGCGAACCACCCCAAGAAAAGCTCTGGACACTGGGGCCCAGGTGAGCTGCCCTGGTTGACAATACTCCCTGCATGTCGCTCCACACCATTGCTGGGAGACACAGGTGCTGTTTGCGCAGCTCCCCTGGGAGAGGACAGCTGGAGCTCTGGCCTAGTCTCTCCTAGAGAGGGCATCCCCTGGGGGAAGACCAGCCTAGAGAAGACCTGTGCATTGGGGGCTAGGGAGGGTGGGGCGTGACAAGGAGGGTGACAGCTGGAAAGAGTGACTGGATAAGGAGCCTGGCAGGAGTGAAGAGAGGGCATGGCTTTGCGTATTGCAGGCCACTGGGAAGTTGGGGGAACAGTATAGAAGGACGCAGGGGAAGCCACAGAAAGGGATGATGGGCATCTGGAGTTCTAGAACAAGATGTCTCGTCTGTCATGTGTGTCTATGCCAGTGTCTTTGTCCAATGTGGCCAGGAGGGCCTTGAGGACTGGTTCACAGAGATTCCCTTCTATTCGTTTTTCACTTGAACATGTTTTATCTTTGTAACTGAACAaggttaaaaatgaaaaggacaaCCCAGTAGCCCTGAGAGGCCAAGCTACAGGCTGGTACCACGTTCCTGGCGGGGGGACCAGAAGACCAGTGGCCTGGGAGCTTGAAGAGCAAGAAGAGGGCCTGGCACCCCTCTGGGCTGTGGTTAGAGTCCAGGTTTTGGGAAGTGAAGGGACTCCATGGAGCAACCAGGTTCAAGCATGATTGGGAGGTGAGGTGCAGTAGCAGAGGGAAAGGAGAATTCTGAGAATTCTGAACATGAAACAGAGGAACTGGGTGGGCTGTCCCCGAGGACACTAATGctgtggcagatcacttgaggtcaggagttcaagaccagcctggccaacatggcaaaacacatctctacaaaaaatacaaaaattaacctggtgtggtgacatgtgcctgtggtcccagctgcttgggaggctgaggtagaaggatcacttgagccagggagttcaaggctacagtgagctgtgatcataccactgcactccaccctgggcaacagaacaagaccctatctcaaaaaaaaaaaaaaaaaaaagaaaaagaaaaagaaaaagaaacaaagccagaATGCTATGGACTGAACTATGCTCTCCAGttcatgtgttgaagtcctagTGCCCAGCGTGGCTGGATTTGGAGTAAGGAAGTGAtcaaggttaaatgaggtcaccAAGGTGGGGCCCTGATTCTACTGGATTAATGCTCCTAGGAGAGGAGACACTAGAGACCTTGCTCCCTCTGTCTATCATGTGAGCACAGAGTGGGGAggcggctgtctgcaagccaggaaggagCCCTCACCAAGGAACTGGCCCGCTGGCTCCTTGGCCTCGGATGTCCAGCCTCCGGGACTTTGAGAAAGTAAGTGTCTGTTGTCTAAGCctcccagtctatgatattttgttatggcagtcggAGCGGATGAAGACAGATAAGCGGATCCTGAATACCCAGGCTGTTTCTTCCTGATCTAATTGTGGGGTCCTAGACACTTCCCAGTGTGCAGCTTCAGCTGCAGCCCACAGAACTCGATGTAGGGCTCTCTGTCCTTTCCGTCAGgtcaaaatatttcctaatttctcTGGAGACTTTCCTTTCACCCCATGGATTATTGATCAGGGTGCTGTTTGATTGATTTAAAATATGTGGTGATTTCCCAAACTACCTACCCATTTTGAAGGGGCAATTTTTGGCTCTTATCATAGAAAGGGGAGCTGTGGGCAGTTTTCCTGGGCCCTGTCATATCCCAGCCATGTTCCTTTGCATTATTTTGCTGACACCTTCCCTTGTGGCCTGTCCCTAGGTCCTGATGTGTCACAGGCCTGAGCCCGCAGTGTGCTTCCTGGGGTGTGGACCCCAAGACTCTGAAGCAGGGTTAGGGCAAGTGGGCCCATCACAGAAGCTGTCTGCAGGGCAGTCTGGAATGAGGGGCAGGGCTGTCACTCACCTGTCCCCAGACCAGCTCCCCAACACCAACAAACAGGAACCAGAGCCACTGTTCCGTGGATAGTGGGGAGCAGCTGAAGGGCTTCCCGCTGAACTGGACAATGACAATCTGCAAAGGGCAAGTGGGAGAGAGGAAGGTCCAGCTGCGGCTCCTGAGCCACCCTTGTTCTCCAGCCCCTTGAAGGCCCAGCCACCCTGGTCGGTTTGCCCAGGTGCATAGGCTGCTCCCTGCGAGAGAACCACAAGGCCGGGGGTGCCATGACAGAGCAGCACATGGCCTCCATCGCCTCTGGGTGCCAGGCACctactgactccagcctgggaattGGGCCCAGCTCCACTGACCATGCTCCTATTTTCAGCAAGACAGGCTGTGACACCCACACTGTGGGCACACTGGATACGCCTCATTCTGGAGGACCCTAGAACCTGCTGGGGTcaccttgccttggcctcctgcctcctcagGAGGCATTCAATTCCCAGAGGCGAGCTTTCCAAATGTAAACTGACCCTGTCCTCTGTTGGACTGTCACAGTCCGGGCCACTATCCCCTTGTGCTCATTACCCAAGACCAGGTACCAGACAGCCAGGGAGCACCCCTATGCCCTAGAACTGCTTCAATGATGCAACCTAGCCAGTCCTGAGCCTACCAGCCCTGCCTCACCCGCTCCTCCCCGAGGGAACCACAGCAAAGGCTCTTGTCCCCAGCTCTCACACCCTGCCTCCTGCTTGGTACTCTCCCATGTGGGCTCCTATGGTGTGGCATGTGCTCTCCTCGGGATCTGTGAGTCATAAACTGTCTTTCAATAGCAACTGTCTCCTGACCTGTTGGACTTACTATACCTCATTTTTTCTACAAATACACTATATTTTAGAACACTTAGCCCCTCCTCGACAGTGGGGCTGACCAGCCTGTCCACAGCACTGTGTTAAGCAGAGGTTAGTGTGTCAACATTGGGCACAGAGGGCATCTCCAAAAGAAACTTCTGGAGCTATGGCAGCCTCATGCCAAGGAATTAAGTGCTAGAAATGGGAATGGCAGACCTAGAGGGAGCCAGGGAGGACTCCTTTCAGCATCTGTGAGAAAACTTAGTTCTGATGAAGGCTCATGAAACCCTTCTGGAAGCCAGCACGCTAACCCAGGGCAAGGCCAGCAATGTTTGGAAGATGAAGGCCCGCTCCAACATGCAGAGAGGACAGGGGGCTACAAGAAAGCCAGGTGGGGTGGGGCTCCTTCtgggagtggaggtggggaggccAGTACTAGGGGTGGACATGAGGCCTTGAAGCCCACCACCTCCACCTTTTGCAAGTGGCAGATGCCAAGAGTAGAGCCGCCCCTCCTACCTGAATCCCGAAAGTGCCCAAAACGATGGTGCAGAAGTGGGGTTGCTGAAGATGCCGTTGAACATGTTCCTCTCGCCATAGATCTTGCGGGCATTGATCTCGTTGAAGAGCTGCATCATGACGAAGGTGTTGAAGATGATGGTGTAGTGCTCTGAGGGTGGCGAGTGCAAGGGCGCATTCCTCCCGCTGTCGATGTCAAAGAAGAGCTCCCCTGGAAAGCAACATTCCCCACTCAGGCAGTCACCTCAGTGCATGACTCAGGATCGAGACTGCCATGTGTAGCTCCCGAGATGGGTCCCTTTTCTCAGGGGACGGCCACTTCCAGCTCACAGCCAAGGCCCAAGGCAGCCACACCTACCCCAGGCTCAACCAACCAGAGTCGTGAGACCCCAATGGGCCAGGGGCCAGACCCTGAGCCTGAGGGCAGGAAGGAAGAGGTTAAGAAGGGATGTTCTTAATGCTGGCTATCCTCAGAtgccctccttctcttcctctcgcTTGCAAGCCCCCCTCCCTCAGAGCTTCCAGCGCGACACCCCAGTCACTCCGCAGGAGCAATCTTCACAGGGTAAATGTGGGCCGTTCTGTTCCTAGGGTTACCGTGGCCACTCTGAGGCTGGGTAGAGGCTGCCTACTCTACACAGCCGTCGGCAGGATGTTAAGACATGAACTGTTTCTCAGCTGCTCAGGGGAATGGGGGGAGAGGCTGAGAAAGAGCTATAGGCTACCAGCAGGCCTGGCTGCAGGGTTGCTAGCCTGGCCCATCTGCTCCTTCCCCTGTGTGCCGTCCAGTCAAGAACTTCAGCGTCTCACCCCCTACTGGGCCCGGAGACACAAGTGGAGACAAACCAGACAGAATCTGAGCCCAAGGTGGTGGCGACAGTGTCCCGAAGGCCTCCCGTGTGCCCCTGGCCAGCCTACCGACAAACAGTAGGGTGAAGATGATGGCGAGCTGGTACACGGCATGGCCCAGAATGTTCTTCATCATGGTGCGGGAGATGAGGGGCTTGTCATGGCCGTACAGCTTCCGCAGCAGCAGCGACTCCGTGGGTGGCTCCGTCGCCAGGGCCAGAGAGGCAAACGTGTCCATGATCAAGTTCACCCATAACATCTGCACGGCTTTGAGAGGAGAGTCCTACGGAGAGGAGGCAGTCACCTTTCCATGGGCCGCCTGCCTGGGAAGGTTGGGGGTGGAAATGCAGTAGCTCCTGGGGGCTCCTCATGGGGTCCACATCACCAGGATTTCATGCCCATGAAAACAGACATCTCCATCCCTACATTGCCTTTACGCTAGCAGGGCATTTTCTTTGGGCTGTCATGTGCCCACCTCTCTTCTCTCACCTGGCAGCAGGTGTGCTCCAAATCCCTCGCAGGAGGTTAAAAACCCCAGACCACAAAACAGCCTGACGATGGGGTCTGCCACtgggggcaacagagtgagggcTGCTCTCCTTGTCTCCTGCACCTCAGGGGCAGGAGGATGCAGAAACTCTGAACTGGACCTTCCTTCTCAGCTCCTCTGAGTTGTTGGTTAAAAATCAGCCTCACAGAAGCCAGACACACAAGGCCACGTACTGTCTGATTCCATTCATAGGAAACTTCCAGAACTGACAAATCcatagagagagaaagcagatgaGTGGGTGCCTGGGGCTGGGGTTCAGGGAGTAGAGAGTGACTGCTCACGGGGTTTGGGTGTCCTTTGGGGGTGGTGATGAGAGTGTTCTGGGAATAGACAGTGGCAATGGTTGCTCAACATTATGGAGGAATATAAACCTCTGAGTTAGGTACTTTCATAAGGTTCAAATGGTTCTGGTGAAGTTTGTTAGGTGATttttatctcaattaaaaaaaattttttgaaaagaccaagtTGATCAGCAGGCAATTTAAATCCCTGTCAGCAACAAATAGGTATTTATTTGCCCCCCTCTTTCTAAGGGGGGGGGGCGAAGAAAATCTGGACACTCACCAATGGGGAAAATGGGACTATTGAGAAAGGGTTCCCATGGGATGCACAGCCCATGCAGAAACTCATACACAGATGCTCCTGGCAGCACCTTTCACAGGAGCCAAAAACTGGGAACAAGCCATGTGTCCATCAGGACAGATGTACATAATGTGGCAATCTGTGCCATGGAGTGTTATGAAGCCATGAAAAGGCAGAAGGTCCTgccctctgtgtgtgtgagccTGAAAACGCGGTGCTAAGCGAGATGCCAGACACAAGAGGCCACATATGATTTGATCCCACAGTAATTAAACGTTcggaacaggcaaatccatagaccCAGGAAGCCCATCAGTGGTTGCTGGGGGCTGGGATGTTTgggggagaaatggggagatgacTGCTCAAGAGCACAGGGTTTCTTTTTAAGATGATGACAGTcttctggaactagatagagccgatggttgcacaacatggtgaatgTTCTCAAAATTTGAgtactgaattgtatacttgaaaatggtGAATTTTTGGCATGTGAATTTGATGTCAACTAAAATAATctgcagcaaagaaaacaaaaccctcacTCTCACAATCTGGCCCTCAGGCCTGAGCCCAGGTGTCCTACAGCAGGGGCGCAGCAGCCCCCAGTACCCACCTGAGTAATGCAGGCACCTGTGAAGGCCACGATCACGGCCACCACATTGACCGTCAGTTGAAACTGCAGGAACTTGGAGATGCTGTCATAGACGTTACGGCCCCACATGACGGCCTTGACAATGCTGGTGAAGTTGTCATCGGTCAGGATGATGTCAGAGGCCTCCTTGGCCACGTCGGTCTCTGCGATGCCCTGCGGGgtgacacacactcacacacacagagtgttTGTGGGGGCCCCTTCCCCAGACCCCCCGATCACCTGGCCTACCTGGGCTGactccctgccctccccttctGAATAACATCCCACCCCGCCCCCCAAAGCCAAGAACagcattgtttttgttgttgttgtttttatgcaACACATTCTAGTACTATGAACAGTAAGTTGTCACATGTCACAGTGAGGGGGGCTTTGCTCATAAACACATAAAGCCCAGCTGCCACCACGTGGCCACCAAGCAGTGTGGTCTGTTTTAGCACTCCGGAGACGCTTGCTGGCTAAGGAGCCGTGGGAAGTCCTACATGAGGACACCCTGGGCGGGTGGGTCTTTGCCCATGCAGGCGCAGCTGCAGCTGTGCCAAGCTGCTCAGCCCTCTCCTCTGCCCCAAGCCTGGCCCTGTGACAGCTGCCACCTCTTGAAGCTTGGGCGGGAGCTCCCTTCTGGGCTAAAGGTGCTGGGAAGGACTGGGCTGGGTTCCCCGGGTGGCACTCCTTTTCGGTAGGGCAGGGAGAGGCGCTCGCCAGGTTGCTGCGTTCAGCGGCTGTTTTCAGTGGCTGTGGGGCCACTGTGGGGCTGCAACCTGCCATGCGGGTGGTGTCTGCAGGGCCACCCTACTCAGTGGGTGAGCAACAGGAAGGAAGTGCAGAGGAAGAGCACATCTGGGGACTCTGCTTACCTCATCTGGGGATGACAGTCCATTTAGAGAGGACTGGGGGTGGGCAATGCCATCAGTGATGAGCCCTTGCCCCCCATTCCCCTTCCTCTCCACAGTATGTCTGGGGCCCACTGTCACCTTGGGCATCACAGCAGATGCCTTTAACCACATGTCCCCTGACTGGCCAAGCCCATGCCGGCCCAAGTGGCCAGGATGTGAGAGAAAGAACCTTCAGGCACTCTGTAACCTGCCCCAACACTGGCTCCCACTTCCTGGTACAAAGCTAATGTCCATGGGACAGACGCTGGCCCCATCTGCCATGGTGAGTTGGGCTGGCACCAGGTGGCTTACCATGGCGAAGCCTACGTCCGCCTTCTTGAGGGCCAGCCCATCGTTGGTGCCATCCCCTGTCACAGCCACCACCTGCCGCTGCTCACCAGTGGTGCTGTCGATAATCCCTGCAAGAAAaatcagggcagggcagggctggggccatCTGTCACCACAACCCTGTGTAGCTATGGGGGTAAGTTGGCTGTGAAAACCCTTCAGGATTGCCCCGTCCTGACTGTCCCAGTCATCTGTGCTCCCTGTCACCTGGATCATCTCCTATCCCCAAATAAGTAAGCAAGTCTCACTGAGTGACAGGGCCAGGGTGGGAGGGTAGGGATCTGCTTAGGGCCTGGGGACACGACCCTGGGTCCCTGGCTCTAGACCCACTGCTTCTAGAGACTCGCTGTGTGACCTGGAGTGAGTCACTGGCCCTCCCTGAACCCCAGTTCCCTCATGGGCCCCTGCCCTGCTGCTCTGGGCTAATGGGACAAATGGACCCAGCTTCCTAGGCAGGCCCTGGGGACCTGTTTGGGAACCTGGCTTTTGGTGTCAGGAAGCAGACAACCTCAGGTTGGCCACCCCAGGAAAGGGGTGTGGGACCTCGGCTACCTTTAACCAGCGTGTGCTTGTCGGTGGGAGATGACCAGGCCAGCACCCTCAGCTTGGGCCACACCTTGTCCAGCCGCTCCTGTTCTATCTGAGGAGGGGAAGCACAAGGACGCTGCAGAGCTAGGGCGGGCACACAGGGCgatgagggaaggagaggagggtctGGGGTGGCAGACAGCTGGGTGCTACCTCACCTTTCTCGTTGCAGATCCGTCAGTTGAACTCCTTCCCTTCCAGGCACAGGAAGTCCTCCCAGGTCTGGATGATGCCACATTTGGCTGCGATGGCCCAGGCCATGTTGATGTTGTCTCCAGTCACCATGCGGACTGTGATGCCAGCACGCTGGCATTTTCGGATAGCTTCAGGGACCTAGAAGATATAAGAGAGGTGGGTGGGGTCATTGAGGCAAGACGTATTTTGGGCTGAAGCAGTACCCCTTCCTCCATCAGATCTGTGGCCGGCCCAAAGTCCAGCAGAGATGACAGTAAAGCCAAACCATGGGTCCCCATGCAGGGCCCCTGTGGAGGCATGGGCCCAGAGGAGGCCTAGAGGGTGGCAGGGCTGTCCCACCCCAGCCAAGCCGCAATGAGCAGGTGCTTGCCTCCTTCACTGTGTCAGGCCCTGGgagtgccaggccctggggaccAGTGATGACACAGATCCAGGCCCTGATGGCAGAGGCATGGCAGGGAAAAGTCACTGGAAGCTTTACGCTGTTCAGGGGCACCATCAGACTCGCGTCTGGAAAGGTCACCTGGGTGACCATAGAAAtcaccaaaaagaagctttctcagaaacttctttgagatacgtgaattcatctcacatagttacgcCTCACTTTCATGGAGCCTTTTGCAAggactgtttttgtggaaactgaaaagtgatattttgtatcgctttgaaacctatggtgacaaaggaaatatcctcagaataaacaagaaagaaactttcagagaaactgctttgtgaagtgtgaattcatcacacggAGTCACACCACTCTTACAAGGAGGACTTTGCTAGCACTctttttttggaatctgagaagtgatattttggatcgccaTGAAGACTAtacagacaaaggaaatatcctcagataaaaacaagaaagaaactttcagaaGAACTGCCttgcgatgtgtgaattcatctcacagtgacacaactctttcatggaggtgtttgctagcactgtttatTTAGAATCACAGAAGAGATAACTTCAATAacattgaatcccatggtgaaaaaagaaatatcctcatatacaAACTtgagagaagccttctcagaaactgctttgtgttgtgagaattcacctcacagagttacaccattgctttcattgaaaagtttgcagcactgttttcacagaatctgcaatgagatatacaaGAGTGCATTGAGActtgaaatatcctcagatcaaaacaggaaagaagctttcggagaaactgctttgcaatgtgtgaattcatctcacagatttacactacAATTTCGTGGAGACAttggctagcactgtttttgtggaatctgagaagtgatattttggattgctatGAAGACTAtacagacaaaggaaatatgctcagataaaaaccagaaagaagctttctgagaaactgctttgtgatgtgtgaattcatctcacagagttacacaaatCTTTCATGTAgtagtttgctagcactgtttttgtggaatctgagaagtaatattttagatcactttgaagactatggtgacaagggaaatatcctcagataaaaaccagaaataagctttctgagaaactgcattttgatGTTTGAATTAATATCACATTGCAACACCGCTACTTCATGCAGCCTTTTGCTAGCACCGTTTTTATGGAATATGAgaagatattttggattgctaTGAAAACTAtacagacaaaggaaatatcctcagataaaaaccagaatgaagctttttgagaaacttctttgggatgtgtgaattcatctcacagagttacaccactgttTCATGCAGCcttttgctagcactgtttttgtggaatctgagaagtgatattttggatcgctgtGAAG
This genomic interval carries:
- the LOC126945082 gene encoding LOW QUALITY PROTEIN: plasma membrane calcium-transporting ATPase 3-like (The sequence of the model RefSeq protein was modified relative to this genomic sequence to represent the inferred CDS: inserted 1 base in 1 codon; substituted 1 base at 1 genomic stop codon); this translates as MVTQVTFPDASLMVPLNSVKLPVTFPCHASAIRAWICVITGPQGLALPGPDTVKEASTCSLRLGWGGTALPPSRPPLGPCLHRGPAWGPMVPEAIRKCQRAGITVRMVTGDNINMAWAIAAKCGIIQTWEDFLCLEGKEFNXRICNEKGEIEQERLDKVWPKLRVLAWSSPTDKHTLVKGIIDSTTGEQRQVVAVTGDGTNDGLALKKADVGFAMGIAETDVAKEASDIILTDDNFTSIVKAVMWGRNVYDSISKFLQFQLTVNVVAVIVAFTGACITQDSPLKAVQMLWVNLIMDTFASLALATEPPTESLLLRKLYGHDKPLISRTMMKNILGHAVYQLAIIFTLLFVGELFFDIDSGRNAPLHSPPSEHYTIIFNTFVMMQLFNEINARKIYGERNMFNGIFSNPXFCTIVLGTFGIQIVIVQFSGKPFSCSPLSTEQWLWFLFVGVGELVWGQVIATILTSQLKCLKEAGHGPGKDEMTNEELAGGEEEIDHAEQELRRGQILWFWGLNRIQPQMEVVSTFKRSGSVQGAVRWRSSVLSQLQDIRVVKAFRSSLFEGLEKPESKTSIHNFMAMPEFLINDYTHNIPLIDDTDVDENEEHLRAPQPPSPNQNNNAIDSGIYLTTHVTKSATSSVFSSSSGSPLHSVETSL